The Capsicum annuum cultivar UCD-10X-F1 chromosome 3, UCD10Xv1.1, whole genome shotgun sequence genomic sequence TATAGAAACAAATTACAAGCTTCTCCACTAAGCCAATGAAAAAACTTATTTTACAAGAACGTTTTTATGCTAAAACAAGATTGCCTTGTATATCTTGTCTTACAAGAATGCCTTGATGCATTTACATGGACATCCATAACATATTATTTAATATCTAACACTCTTTTAATTATACTCATTAGCCTTAATAAAATGTAAAACCTTTGTTTTGATTGAAACTAATGCACAAAATTAAACGAGGTCATATATTTTAAGTGATTAACCTATTTCTGCGCAcaaatttttttttgctaaatttgaattgaaatatctAATAAGACACTTTATCATGTGTTTAAGTGCTCAATTGAAATGAACCTAGTTTCAGTGTCTTAGGCGCCATTTGTTTTTTTctagattcagacgtctgaatttgaatgcacatctgaatgattaagatgttgtcacTAGATcagaaaactgaatgattaagactgtttgtttttcaacatctgaatgtgtaaaaaaaattatttgtacacataataacataaaaaataaaattcaaataaaaaataattatctattaaaaaagtatgtaatttaatacaataaaattattagtatttgattgagtaaaaacatttatgtttgttagtgatagtggaaaTGACTTATAATGGTGATTACGGtaacaatgattgatgttagtgattaatattgttggtggtgataattgtgatagTTGGTactgtagtgactgttatgatggtggtggtggtggttgtgatatgacgttgcttgatgttagtagtttaaggtgttgattgtgttggctgaaatatgaatgcatgatgattgacgatgtgttggtgctaatTGGAGATTTTATTTCATGTGatgtggagatggttgttagtagagataaattgtagcgatggtactGGTTGAAGTAGTGGTAGAGGTGACATTACTAGTGACAATGCTGGCGTCggccaaagaatgtgtagaggttgtgatgtattagtgatggtgctagttgtgatagatgagttggttggtagtagagATTGGCCGCTAGTGATTGCTGATTGTGTTGTTGTTAACGACAGTGGtggtggtgaatataattagaataaaagaggtagtaggtgtggtagcgattgacaattgtggttggtagaggtattttttgtcgatggtggttatgatgatgaaggtggttggtggtggtgggtgtTGGTTGACAATGATGACAGtgacagaggtggttagtggtagTAACtgttgattatgaatagagtggtgaatattatccaacactagAATATTctttcagacctattaagacttggttctagatctaaATGATTAAAACCTATTCAAACTTATTAAGAGTTAAAactttaataaaaaacaaatgcacttaataatctgaagtctgaaccattcagattcaaacctccattaagtgcaaacaaatgaggcttTAATAGGTGATTGACCATGAAAACAAAgtttcttttttcactttatttaaagttttcaaaattgaaattgtgtttgaccatatttttataatgaatatttagaatttgaatgtttttaatgaaatataatttaaataatgttatttaaaaataaaaaaaagtcagAGTAATTTctttaatctatttttttaaaataaaagtgaaaaagtaaaaatagagtTTTTTCCCAATTCCAAATAAAACTATTTCAGAGTAATTAATAAatatcattttaaaataattttttctttttttttttgggaaaagaaaaaatttcctTATGTCCAAAGGTCGTAAATATTTTTTCCTATTGGATATATCTAAATACATTCAAATGAAAGGTGAAAACTGACAATCGACCTTAAATAAAATTACCAAACGTACAAGTACCATATTAAAGACCAAAATGGCAATTTTAGTcagctttatttttctttttcacaagtACACTACATAGTTGTCCACGTTTTTGCATTCCCAATAAGCACAGCACAGCAGCTGTTACCCAACGGcctaagaaaaaagtaaaatgaacaaattgaaaaaaaaaggaaaagtggATTAGAAAAAAGGAACACACTTTCCCTTTTACCAAATAgcagaaaagaaagtgaaacactGAATTTTTCCTTTTAGATTCTCTCGTGCCTTACATATTCTTTTTccaatttttgtataatttaagCTAAAATAGTAAGTGGGTTGGgctgttcttgattttttttttctgatctggttagtggtttttttttttttttttttcattttgctttttcttgttttaatgatGTTTTGGTTGTGTTTTGCTGTTGATCTTGTCTAATCTTTTGTGGGTCTTTGGTCCTTTTCAGGTTACTTTTTTGGTCTTGTATTTTGCTGAATCTGACCTTTTTTAGAGTGGGAAAAAGGTTAAGGGAATTTAAGGTTTATTTGTTGTCATTCTTGATCTTAAAGAACAAATCTTTTTTTATGATTCTTGTTCAAAAAGATGAAGATTTTGTGTGTTAATCTGTAAAATAGTGATAGGGgatttgtgtttgttaattttgAACTGTTATTTTTGATCTCAACAAGTTGATAGTTTTGTGATTTTGTGTTTATATTGTCCTGGTTTGGTTTTCCAAGTTTTGGATTGTTGGGAAGAACCCTTGTGGCTACTGTGGAGATCTGGGACTTGCTTAATCTGTTATGTCCTATgagaactttttttccttcagaGTCTTGTAAAGAAACACATCTGAAATCTATTAATCCGCAATCATGGCTCCAAGTTGAAAGAGGAAAGCTTGCTAAATTTTCATCTGAATCGGCTTCTTCTATGTAAGTAAGCTGACATTTTGCAACTTTTAAATACCATTATTTTGTTCATATCGTTGATACTTGAAAATCATTTCTTGATGCTTGTAGAGAGTCTTTGATCAAGGTCCCTGAACCACCAATTCTTCCATTCTTTAAACCTGTTGATTATGTTCAAGTTTTAGCAAAAATCCATGAAGAACTTGAATCATGTTCTCCACAAGAGAGGTCAAATCTCCATTTGCTGCAGTTTCAGGTCTTTAAGGGCCTTGGGGAAGTTAAATTAATGAGGAGAAGCCTTCGATCAGCGTGGTCGAAAGCAAGCACAGTTTATGAAAAACTTGTATTTGGGGCGTGGTTGAAATACGAGAAGCAAGATGAAGAGCTTATTTCTGACCTGCTTTCTACTTGTGGCAAGTGTGCGAAGGAGTTTGGAGCTATAGACATAGCTGCTGAAATGCCGGCGTATAAGAAATTAAGCTCTCATGGAGTCGTCACCACAAATGGGGATCCTTGTCCAAGAAGTGTTTCTTTTAGAATTGGTGATGAGAAAATAGTGTGCGACAGGCAAAAAATTTCCAGTCTTTCAGCTCCGTTTCATACCATGCTGAATGGTTGTTTCACAGAATCGGTTTGTGAGGAAATAGATTTGTCTGAAAACAATATTTCACCCTTGGCAATGAGGGTCATCAATGAATTCAGTTCAACTGGTTTACTGAATGAAATGTCCCCTGATTTGCTGTTGGAAATATTGGTATTTGCCAATAAGTTTTGTTGTGAAAGCCTCAAGGATGCTTGTGACCGGAAGCTTGCATCTTTAATTTCATGTCGACAAGATGCTCTAGAACTCCTTGAATGTGCCCTTGAAGAGAATTCCCCTGTACTTGCTGCGTCATGTTTGCAAGTATTTTTACGTGAACTACCAGGTTCTCTGAACGACAGTCAGGTAGTTGAACTGTTAAGCAACACTACCAAGCAACAAAGGTCAATTATGATAGGTCCTGCCTCATTTTCACTCTATTGTTTGTTGAGTGAAGCTTCGATGAACCTAGATCCTAGATCAGATGAATCTGTTTGTTTTTTGAGAACACTGATAGACTCAGCTGAAACCAGCCAACAGAAAATGGTCGCATATCATCGGTTAGGATGTGTTAAATTTCTTAGGAAAGATCTTGACGAAGCTGAGCAGCTCTTTGAGGCTGCTTTTAATTTGGGTCATACTTATTCCGTTGTtggtttggctagattaggtcaAATAAGGGGTCATAAACGCTGGGCACATGAGAAACTCAGTTCTGTTATTTCTTCCTCAACTCCACTTGGATGGATGTACCAAGAGAGCTCGCTATATTGTGAAGGACAAAAGAGGTGGGATGACCTTGAGAAAGCAAATGAGCTTGATCCTACACTGACATACCCCTATATGTATCGAGCTGCATCCTTGATGAGGAAGCAAAATGCCCAAGCTGCTCTTTCAGAAATAAACAGAATCCTGGGATTCAAAATGGCATTGGAGTGCTTGGAACTCCGGTTTTGTTTTTACCTTGCTCTAGAGGACTACCAGTTAGCAATATGTGATATACAGGCAATCCTCACACTTTGCCCAGATTATCGTGTGTTTGAAGGACGAGTTGCTGCATTGCAACTCCGCACTCTTCTGCGTGAGCATGTGGAAAATTGGACAGAAGCTGATTGTTGGCTGCAGTTGTATGATAGATGGTCTTCGGTTGACGATATTGGATCTCTTTCAGTAATATACCAGATGCTCGAGTCGGATGCAGCAAAAGGTGTTCTTTACTTCAGACAGTCCCTGCTTCTCCTCAGGTAATTCTACTTTTTTGCTTATTTGACCTGTAAGTATTTCACATTTTCAGAAAGATGATTGGTTATAATGGCTGCTCAGCGGAATCTTTCATATTCTGAAACTTGTTCTTTACTTCTTGTTGTGAAATTCATATTTTCGACCTGTGAGGTGGCTTTCTGATATACTAGAACCTACAATTTCTTGGATCCATACACACTGCTAATATAAAAATCACTGGACGCACAGAATAGGTACCCTAGTTAGAATTATGCCTTATATCCTTTCACACTTAAATTAGGTCCAGTTTTTGCAGTGACTCCTCTTGATTTGCCTAGAGATTTGTTTATGGAAGTTGGGATGAGTATGAGATCTTGATAACCTAGTTTTGAAGAACACTTAATTGTCTTAAAACACAAGCATTGAGAATGTAATGGGCCCCAAAAGAATAGACTGTGGAAAGATTCATATTTCTGAACCCAACTAGTTTGTTATTGAAGCATAGTTGATTTAGGCTGCAGACTCTACAAGATCTAGTTCTTTACGATGTTTATTTCTTATTAGGATAGCTCCATTTGATTGCCATTTTAAATTGATTCCGCTCTCGTGGTCTGTTAAGTATTTCTTTGACAATTTTTTCCACTTCTCAATTTGCTCATCCTTACCTTCTATATTACTGTTGCTGCGTTGCGATTGATGATGGTTCCTTATTGACATGCTTTTCATTTACGCCTGCATCATGTTTTGGGACGAAATATAATTTAGGGGTATATTGTTAAGATAGCAAAATTTTTCTTGTATTGTGTTGGACCTTCAGGCTTTGTTGATGCTATATCTCATTTCATCTCCAAAGCTGCAGCTTGTCTCTGCTTTGTTTGTGTGTTCGACTGTTCCTTCCTATTTGGAAGGCCCTGGTTCTGGTGGGTACAAGAAATGATGTATTTTTCATAcactagataggaaggtgtggaggtcgcggataagggtagaaggctagtgtggaTGTGTGAGTTGTAGCTAGTAGTTAGGAGAGCTCTTGTGTAGCCGGATTAGTAATCCTAGGATTGTGTCCATAGGTAGGAGACTCTAGCCAGGAGAGTTTGAGTGGGTGGGTGTCTTTGGGcctgtgagtgtatgttactactaggtgggtgtcctatttcttatttcttacttCCTATTTCGTATTTCGTATTGCTCGTATTTCttcttatttcatatttctctGAGCTCTATTTGTATTATTCCTCCTtcattatttatgttatgccacccTTTACGCTTCATGCTTCATTACgaccttgtttactattctttgtcctAAGCCGGggttctatcagaaacaacctctctacttcttcggaggtagcggtatggactgcgtacattttaccctccccagaccccactttgtgggaatacactgggtttgttgttgttcaACTATAAAAACTATAAATTAGAGtctttttttagtttcaaaacATTTAAATAAACAAGAAATTACAAAACTTTTAAATTAACAAGACATTTGGGCCACCCCTAGAAACTCCTTCATAATGTACCCGTTCCTCTATGCTTCTCCCCTTTAATACTTAGGTTAGTTCGCATGACGAAGGTTTCAAACCCAGCTGATGttgtaatttaaattatattaatgatTGCCGTCGTACCATAAGGAATTGCACTATTACTATTTGGGGTGTCAACTAGTGATTTTTCTATTCCAAATATTTTTCATACACTTCAACTATAAAAACTATAAATTTGAGTCTTTTTTTTAGTTACAAAAcatttaaataaacaaaaaaaagttGTGCTCGAATTCACACCAAAAATAGATGCATTGACCTTTCTCCAAGACCCATCAATCATTCTGGGATGGAGAAACTAATTCTTTTTTGGTTTCCTTTTTAGGTTGTTTCActtcttctttgaatttttttttcttttggccAGAAGGCAGAAGGTGGAGGAGTGAGAGGGTAGGGATCATCATTCTTCAGTACCACCAAACTCTTATTTGAATGGGACCCTGTTGTGCAGCTATGTCTGAAACAAAGTTAAACTCTTGTGTGATTAGGTGCAAGGTTGGAGCATAAGTGAAACTATTACAGTACCTTTTTTGATAAAGCAAAATTATGGAGTATTTTAAAGAGGAATTATCAACAAACTGGAGTACAAGATGACAAATAAGTTTGAAAGTTTCTATAAAAAGTGGTCTTATGTAATTTCAAAGTGAAAAGAGTGTGGGGAGAGATGAgggtgaaaatacctttttaattACATGTGAGGAACTCTTGTCCCTCTCCCCCAACAATATGGGAAAATGTGGCTTAGTCCTGCAGGATAATTTCGCCACTGGCTACTTTCGAAGTAAATAACAGAGTAATATATCCACTATATCCTGAATGTCTCCAGGGGTAAATATACAATGCTCATGCCTGAAAATTATGTCTAGCAACTACTTTAGATACTTTTGATAATATCAGAAAATCTATATTACTGATTTCTGTGGCTTCATCTGAAAAAAGGGCCCGGTGCACTAAACCTCCCGCTATGCACAAGGtccagggaagggccccaccactaaggtgtattgtacgcagccttaccttgcatttttgctagaggctgtttccaaggcttgaacccgtgacctcctggtcacatggcagcaactttattagttactccaaggctccccttcatttCTGTAGCTTCATCTCTTTACAAAATTTAGTTTGGCCTATATAAGGTTGATTGCAAACTCTAGTATAATTCTAATGCTGTGAATTCATTCATTTACTTTAACCTTGTGTCCCTAAGACCGTGCTCATGCCGTCATGCAGTCTAGAACTTGAGGGCGTTTCCTAATTTTCTTAAGACGACTAATTTCAGATGATTTCAAGGCCTTGCCTAATAGTTATTAGTTTGCAATAAAATTTTCCTTCACCTCTGTGATATTTTTGACTCCCTCTCCATCTTGCTCGAAGTGAGGATTAGCATTAGCTCTTCTTTATTCTCTTCTTAGAGGATAATCTATCTATATGCCAATTCAACACTCTATAAGCAGAAATAGAGAACGGAATGTTGTTTCACACACTTTCATGCTTTATCAGATTGAATTGTCCAGATGCAGCCATGGGAAGTTTACAGTTGGCTCGCCAGCATGCATCTAGTGAACACGAACGTTTGGTCTATGAGGGATGGATCTTATATGATACTGGCCACTGTGAAGAAGGTCTACATAAAGCAGAAGAATCTATCAGCATCAAGAGATCGTTTGAAGCATTCTTCCTGAAAGCATATGCTTTAGCTGATTCCAGCCTTgatgcatcttgttcatcaacgGTCATATCACTTCTTGAGGACGCCTTGCGATGCCCTTCGGATAGGCTTCGCAAAGGTCAGGTATGTCACTCTCTATCCAGAATCTCCACAGCATTCAAAAATGAATTTCTTGGTTGCTATGCTAAATTTATAGATAGAATGCAGCAACTACATTGTTTTCACAGGATGCTAGCAAGGAATTGtggtttttttttcattcttttttgatAAGGCAAAGTTTATTAAAAAGGTACCTAGATGTTTCAAATTACAGGGAAAAAAAAGAGTTAAACTAGCTTCTGCCACAGCAGGGCAACTACATTTTCCCTAGGGAGGTATGAGAATAATTATCTCTCCTCAAATAACTTAAGCATTTAGATGCGTAGTTTTTCCCATCGGAAACGATAATAGAGCATCGAGAAGTCATGGTTCAAGGTTCACTATACCATATGCAATTCATACTTCTCACATGCTTAGCCAATATAATTCGTATTGCATTTGGAGAATTTAGATAGTATCATAGAAAGAGGACAAAAATGTCCTCCCCTTCTGAAGGTGGGACTgatatttttctaattattttgttAAGTTGCTACTACTACCTATTTAGCGGTTGCTACTACTGTAAGTTTGCGTATCGATGACATATTTTCCTTGATTGAACTTCGGTAGGCCCTGAACAATCTTGGCAGTGTATATGTCGACTGTGGTAAATTGGATGCTGCAGCTGATTGCTACATCAATGCCCTAAAAATCCGGCATACCCGGGCTCACCAAGGTCTTGCTCGTGTCCATTTCTTGAGAAATGATAAGGTGGCTGCTTATGACGAGATGACCAAGCTGATTGAGAAGGCCAAGAATAATGCATCTGCCTACGAGAAGAGATCAGAGTACTGTGATCGCGACCGCACAAAGGCTGACCTAGAGATGGTCACTCGTCTAGATCCTCTTAGAGTTTACCCTTACAGATATCGAGCTGCAGGTAAAAGTTCTGTTTTCCTCACTTtcttcagtttttagttttattcGTCTTGATCTGGAGAAGAATAATGCAAGAATATTCTATGTTCTTTACACTTATTATAGACTTAGATTTGCATCTATGAAGATACTTTAATCCATAATCTATATACAacatctattacaacaacaacaacatagccagtatattcccaccaagtggggtctggggagggtaagtgtacgcagtccatatcactacctcaaatgtgagatagagaggctgtttccgatagacctccggctcaaaataaagcaatctaagataaAGACAAGGAATAGTAatagaacaagatacaatagaaattaacaTATTCAATAAACCAAAAGCAAGATACTCCAAATACcacaccaaaacatacaacatcctaaacacatactaaccttctaccttaaTTCGCCTCCTCCACAACTACCTATCTGGAGCCATGTCCTCGGTaactgaagctgctccatgtcgtgtctaatcacctccctccaatatttcttcggtctacctctacctcgcgtGAAATCGTCCCTAGCCAACCtgtcacacctccgcactggggcATCTatgctcctcctcatcacatgatcaAACCATCTATTAATAGTAAATATTATCGAATTACTCATtggaactaataataataaatattgtttttttgtttttgtttgttgttttttattatgtcTTTGTCTAGAATGTTttttgtcttgagctgggggtctatcggaaaccacCTCTCTATTTCCTCTCTAATTCACCTGGGAGGTAGTAGTACGAACTACATCATTTTACCCtgcccagaccccactttgtgggaatacactgggtatgttgttggtgTACTCATTGGAACTCAAGTTCTTTATTGGATTTGATTTTATTAACAACATATACAAATACTACCCTTATAAGGTAGGGTAACGCCGTACACTCCTAAGTTGCTCCgactctccaaaaatattgcCATACCCGCGTCGAATCCTCAAAAAATGCCCTACTTTTGAAG encodes the following:
- the LOC107863800 gene encoding ETO1-like protein 1 gives rise to the protein MRTFFPSESCKETHLKSINPQSWLQVERGKLAKFSSESASSIESLIKVPEPPILPFFKPVDYVQVLAKIHEELESCSPQERSNLHLLQFQVFKGLGEVKLMRRSLRSAWSKASTVYEKLVFGAWLKYEKQDEELISDLLSTCGKCAKEFGAIDIAAEMPAYKKLSSHGVVTTNGDPCPRSVSFRIGDEKIVCDRQKISSLSAPFHTMLNGCFTESVCEEIDLSENNISPLAMRVINEFSSTGLLNEMSPDLLLEILVFANKFCCESLKDACDRKLASLISCRQDALELLECALEENSPVLAASCLQVFLRELPGSLNDSQVVELLSNTTKQQRSIMIGPASFSLYCLLSEASMNLDPRSDESVCFLRTLIDSAETSQQKMVAYHRLGCVKFLRKDLDEAEQLFEAAFNLGHTYSVVGLARLGQIRGHKRWAHEKLSSVISSSTPLGWMYQESSLYCEGQKRWDDLEKANELDPTLTYPYMYRAASLMRKQNAQAALSEINRILGFKMALECLELRFCFYLALEDYQLAICDIQAILTLCPDYRVFEGRVAALQLRTLLREHVENWTEADCWLQLYDRWSSVDDIGSLSVIYQMLESDAAKGVLYFRQSLLLLRLNCPDAAMGSLQLARQHASSEHERLVYEGWILYDTGHCEEGLHKAEESISIKRSFEAFFLKAYALADSSLDASCSSTVISLLEDALRCPSDRLRKGQALNNLGSVYVDCGKLDAAADCYINALKIRHTRAHQGLARVHFLRNDKVAAYDEMTKLIEKAKNNASAYEKRSEYCDRDRTKADLEMVTRLDPLRVYPYRYRAAVLMDNHKEKEAIEELSRAIAFKADLHLLHLRAAFHEHIGDVMGALRDCRAALSVDPNHQEMLELHSRVNSQEP